A DNA window from Mucilaginibacter xinganensis contains the following coding sequences:
- a CDS encoding glycosyltransferase has protein sequence MRIAAFGFRSVPPSKGAAGADKFALELFPRLVNRGHSVVAYNRRYPDVFVDVTEYKGVKIKTFKTTSKKGFDTLLHSFKCTWDIIVNNTADIVHIQNGGNSIWALPLRLFGKKVFISQDGVDWKRDKWPWYGKLYLKLSSFITAHIPNEVIFDNVIAKKLFEDKFKKTFKFIPFGSEVEPGNGSTAILQQHGLKKGGYYLFVGRFIPDKGLHYLLPAFKKSISDKKLVLIGGSPNPSPYEKQLLDMADENIVFPGYVYGSDVNTLMSNAYCYIQPSDVEGLSPVVLTVMGLNVPLIVSDIEENQYAVLDTARMFEKGNIESLTKEINFCESNYAQMLALAEKAQVRALSVFNWEMVADEHIKVFANS, from the coding sequence ATGCGTATTGCTGCTTTTGGCTTCCGGTCGGTCCCACCCTCAAAAGGTGCTGCCGGTGCTGATAAATTTGCTCTTGAATTATTTCCCCGTTTGGTTAACAGAGGGCACAGTGTAGTTGCTTACAACAGGCGTTACCCCGATGTGTTTGTTGATGTGACCGAGTATAAGGGGGTAAAGATCAAAACCTTTAAAACAACTTCAAAAAAGGGATTCGACACCCTGCTTCATTCTTTTAAATGTACCTGGGATATTATTGTTAATAATACCGCCGATATTGTTCACATCCAAAATGGAGGGAACAGTATCTGGGCCTTGCCATTACGCCTGTTCGGCAAAAAAGTATTCATAAGCCAGGACGGGGTTGATTGGAAAAGAGATAAGTGGCCGTGGTATGGAAAGTTATATTTAAAGCTCTCCTCTTTTATTACAGCCCATATACCCAACGAAGTAATATTTGATAACGTAATTGCAAAAAAACTTTTTGAAGATAAGTTTAAGAAGACATTTAAATTTATTCCTTTCGGCAGCGAAGTAGAGCCCGGAAATGGCAGCACTGCTATTTTGCAGCAGCATGGGTTAAAAAAGGGTGGATATTATTTATTTGTGGGGCGCTTTATTCCTGATAAAGGCCTGCATTATTTATTACCGGCGTTTAAAAAATCCATATCAGACAAAAAATTGGTACTTATTGGAGGGTCGCCCAATCCATCACCTTATGAAAAGCAACTGCTGGACATGGCTGATGAAAACATCGTTTTTCCAGGGTATGTTTACGGCAGCGACGTAAATACACTGATGTCCAATGCGTACTGTTATATTCAGCCTTCGGACGTTGAGGGCTTGTCGCCGGTAGTCTTAACCGTAATGGGGTTAAACGTACCCTTAATTGTGAGCGATATTGAGGAAAATCAATACGCCGTTTTAGATACTGCCCGGATGTTTGAAAAGGGCAATATTGAATCCCTGACAAAGGAAATCAATTTTTGCGAAAGCAACTACGCTCAAATGCTGGCCCTTGCCGAAAAAGCCCAGGTAAGGGCTTTAAGCGTATTTAACTGGGAAATGGTTGCTGATGAACATATCAAGGTATTTGCAAACAGCTAA
- a CDS encoding glycosyltransferase family 4 protein: MPKPLTIAVDVRDLQVAKTGTRTYLEELCKEFRKLESNELKFHFIDTGIPVYSGNKKLFKYIEHARHQFWKQLVLPLKAFFKNCDIVFCTDNCVPLLHLGYKTIPVFHDAFCFESPETYGKLWLWLYMKTAVPAAKRSPFVITPTEWSKKQIHHFTKIANDKLLVIYEGPKALKNNDDGEHATTVLGSFSISPQNYILHVGSMFKRKNIPALIEAFAKVKNTGYPGLKLVLAGPKPANYFDSDFKLISDAIESHQLKGSVVLTGYLSDIELSDFYQNALMYVFPSINEGFGIPILEAFKNKLPVLVADNTCLPEVGGDAVLTFNPFDTNDIAEKIKTTLDNLDLRKDLISKGQLRLQFFSWENTAKQLVQVFKKSI, translated from the coding sequence ATGCCAAAACCTTTAACAATAGCTGTAGATGTGCGCGACCTGCAGGTAGCCAAAACAGGTACCCGCACTTACCTGGAAGAGCTTTGTAAGGAGTTCAGGAAGTTGGAAAGCAACGAACTTAAATTTCATTTTATAGATACCGGCATTCCCGTTTATTCCGGCAATAAAAAACTCTTTAAATATATTGAACATGCCAGGCACCAGTTTTGGAAACAATTGGTATTACCGTTGAAAGCTTTCTTTAAAAACTGCGATATTGTTTTTTGCACTGATAACTGTGTGCCTTTACTGCATTTGGGATATAAAACTATCCCCGTTTTTCACGATGCTTTTTGTTTTGAGTCGCCGGAGACCTATGGGAAATTATGGCTTTGGCTTTATATGAAAACAGCTGTACCCGCTGCAAAACGATCTCCTTTTGTGATCACCCCAACCGAATGGTCAAAAAAACAGATTCATCATTTCACCAAAATAGCTAACGACAAACTGTTGGTAATATACGAAGGCCCAAAGGCATTGAAAAATAATGACGATGGAGAACACGCCACAACCGTGCTTGGTTCCTTTTCAATAAGCCCGCAAAATTACATTTTACATGTTGGATCGATGTTTAAGCGAAAAAACATTCCTGCACTTATTGAAGCCTTTGCTAAAGTAAAAAACACCGGCTACCCCGGTTTGAAGCTGGTGCTTGCCGGCCCGAAGCCTGCAAACTATTTCGACAGCGATTTTAAACTCATATCAGATGCTATCGAATCCCATCAGCTTAAAGGTAGTGTGGTGCTCACAGGATATCTCAGCGATATTGAATTGAGCGACTTTTATCAAAATGCGCTGATGTATGTTTTCCCCTCAATAAACGAAGGATTTGGAATTCCTATTCTGGAAGCATTCAAAAATAAGCTGCCTGTTTTAGTAGCTGATAATACCTGCCTGCCGGAAGTTGGCGGCGATGCCGTTTTAACATTTAACCCATTCGATACGAACGACATTGCTGAAAAAATAAAAACCACACTGGATAATTTGGACTTGCGAAAAGATTTGATCAGTAAAGGGCAACTGCGCTTACAATTTTTTTCGTGGGAAAATACAGCCAAACAACTGGTACAGGTATTTAAAAAATCGATTTAG
- a CDS encoding acyltransferase encodes MIIEKIIKTLKNDPNYKWESPHSTRDLLSISWVRASQIIRGLFLKPFLKKSTGLLFVGRRVKVKHGYKITAGKNLILEDNVSINALSENGITLGDNVSIARDSILFCTGVIAYRGKGITIGDRTGISARAYLAGQGGITIGTDVIMGPNVQIFSENHDFSDVNLTIKEQGVTKQPVVIGNNCWLGGGTSILSGVTIGDGCVVAAGSVVNKSFPANSVIGGVPAKLIKNREGI; translated from the coding sequence ATGATCATTGAAAAGATTATAAAAACATTAAAAAACGACCCCAATTATAAATGGGAAAGTCCGCATTCCACGCGGGATCTGCTCAGTATCAGCTGGGTTAGAGCCAGTCAAATTATCAGGGGATTGTTTTTGAAGCCGTTTTTAAAAAAATCAACCGGTCTGTTATTTGTTGGCCGCAGGGTTAAAGTAAAGCACGGCTACAAAATAACTGCCGGGAAGAATTTAATTTTAGAAGATAATGTGAGCATAAATGCCTTATCAGAAAACGGAATAACCCTCGGCGACAATGTTTCTATTGCCCGTGATTCCATTTTGTTTTGCACCGGGGTAATAGCATACAGAGGAAAAGGCATCACCATTGGCGACAGAACAGGAATTAGTGCCCGTGCATATCTTGCCGGGCAAGGCGGCATAACCATAGGCACCGATGTAATTATGGGCCCGAACGTGCAAATTTTTTCAGAAAATCACGACTTTAGTGATGTTAACCTAACCATTAAGGAACAAGGGGTTACCAAACAGCCGGTGGTAATTGGTAACAACTGCTGGCTTGGCGGCGGCACCAGTATTTTATCTGGTGTAACCATTGGCGATGGTTGCGTGGTTGCAGCCGGCAGCGTGGTTAATAAATCGTTCCCGGCAAATTCAGTAATAGGCGGCGTACCTGCAAAATTGATCAAAAACAGGGAAGGGATTTAA
- a CDS encoding O-antigen ligase family protein: MREIIRGNRQGILVFLIFGLSMYTTAMSVAFLLGLKGFIPIFQYFKEVLILTLLTLNIVTLKYLPRLHLIDYAVLGFLLYTLIYAILPIGEQSFFDRLLAFKSTSFFVVVYFTGRLMDIRTIYISKYFNYIVLLTIAAGAVLVVEVIFNQHLQTITGFADYVYYFFNFEPSGNFGLSWTFESEGGYKRFASFFANPLEHASATLLALSVIIALFTRDDNKFKPSGMGMLALAASFLSILFALSRAPFVSYFIIIYVYALITKKKYITHTVHAAFGLAALYLIYLFTRFGDNNNGITAVIMNTIDFSNPSSVGHLLEWAEGILAMIEKPLGLGLGTSGRVAGSLGENVGGENQYIIIGVQAGIIALSLYLSVYIMLIKTSLKWLPKLKGKERQVCMAVLLLKIGFFIPLLTSEVESSSYISYVNWFLSGLLISVIMQPKFNQLQPSHDH, from the coding sequence TTGCGTGAGATTATAAGGGGCAACCGCCAGGGTATTTTGGTGTTTTTAATTTTCGGCCTTTCAATGTACACAACAGCAATGTCTGTTGCTTTTTTACTCGGTCTTAAGGGGTTTATTCCTATTTTTCAATACTTTAAAGAAGTTTTAATATTAACCCTGCTCACTTTAAATATAGTAACGCTCAAGTACCTGCCACGTCTGCATTTAATTGATTATGCGGTTCTCGGTTTTTTATTGTACACTTTAATTTACGCCATATTACCCATTGGTGAGCAAAGCTTTTTTGACCGCCTGCTCGCCTTTAAAAGCACCTCATTTTTTGTAGTGGTTTACTTTACAGGCCGGTTAATGGATATCCGGACCATTTACATCAGCAAATACTTTAACTATATTGTATTGCTAACGATTGCCGCGGGCGCGGTGTTGGTGGTTGAAGTTATCTTTAATCAGCACTTGCAAACCATAACAGGTTTTGCAGATTACGTTTATTACTTTTTTAATTTTGAGCCCAGTGGAAACTTTGGCCTCAGCTGGACATTTGAGTCGGAGGGCGGCTATAAACGTTTTGCCAGTTTTTTTGCCAATCCGCTCGAACATGCATCTGCTACCCTTTTAGCACTGTCGGTAATAATTGCTTTGTTTACGCGCGACGATAATAAATTCAAACCTTCCGGTATGGGGATGCTCGCTTTGGCAGCATCGTTTCTTTCCATACTTTTCGCACTATCGCGGGCTCCGTTTGTAAGTTACTTCATCATCATTTATGTTTACGCGCTGATTACCAAAAAAAAGTATATCACGCATACGGTACATGCCGCCTTTGGCCTGGCGGCGCTTTACTTAATTTACCTGTTCACCAGGTTTGGCGATAACAACAATGGGATCACCGCTGTTATTATGAATACCATCGATTTCAGCAATCCATCCAGCGTTGGTCATTTGCTGGAGTGGGCCGAAGGCATCCTTGCCATGATTGAAAAGCCCCTCGGGCTGGGCCTGGGTACCTCGGGCCGCGTTGCCGGCAGTTTGGGTGAAAACGTAGGGGGCGAGAACCAGTATATCATTATTGGCGTGCAGGCTGGTATAATTGCCTTATCTTTATATTTATCTGTATATATTATGCTGATAAAAACAAGCTTAAAATGGCTGCCAAAGTTAAAGGGAAAGGAAAGACAGGTTTGTATGGCCGTGCTGCTTTTAAAAATTGGATTTTTCATCCCTTTGCTCACGTCAGAGGTAGAATCATCGTCGTATATATCCTATGTAAACTGGTTTTTATCCGGCTTATTGATCAGTGTCATCATGCAACCAAAATTCAATCAATTACAGCCATCACATGATCATTGA
- a CDS encoding glycosyltransferase family 2 protein produces MAKPVAIILLNWNTPEHTVNCILSLKQYCDEALFDIIVADNGSADNSLTIFKARFPELIYIENKENLGFAEGNNRGLLYSIEKGYTYSLVMNTDTLVDQDLVKCLLTHMDSHPQAAAVQPAIYWMHDKTKIWNGAGSFNRLSGKTISDTTVPGETDLLSYKVAEWVTGCCMFIRNSVLAKSGLFNKLFFLYYEDVELSFRMRGAGFEVHYLPSCRMYHEAGVSAKVSAPKKEGALSPVIHYYVSRNHIWFLRQYGSAVCYPVNIIYNGFYYLALLAYFVLRRRNEKAGYLIKGLKEGIFTSKNLIWPKNN; encoded by the coding sequence ATGGCTAAACCTGTAGCAATCATACTGCTCAACTGGAACACACCGGAACATACGGTTAACTGTATCCTGTCATTAAAGCAGTATTGCGATGAGGCCTTATTTGATATAATTGTGGCGGATAACGGATCAGCAGACAATTCACTAACCATCTTTAAAGCCCGGTTTCCGGAGCTGATTTATATTGAAAACAAGGAGAACCTGGGCTTTGCAGAAGGCAATAACAGGGGGCTGCTGTACAGTATTGAAAAAGGCTACACCTATTCGCTGGTTATGAACACTGATACCTTGGTTGACCAGGATTTAGTAAAGTGTCTTTTAACACACATGGACAGCCACCCCCAGGCGGCAGCAGTGCAGCCCGCCATTTACTGGATGCATGATAAAACTAAGATCTGGAACGGAGCGGGAAGCTTTAACCGTTTATCAGGCAAAACCATTTCTGACACTACAGTACCCGGCGAAACTGATTTGTTAAGCTATAAAGTTGCTGAATGGGTAACCGGGTGCTGCATGTTTATCAGGAATTCGGTATTAGCAAAAAGCGGGCTGTTTAACAAACTGTTCTTTTTGTATTACGAAGATGTTGAACTTTCATTCAGAATGCGCGGTGCGGGCTTTGAAGTGCATTATCTGCCATCATGCCGCATGTATCACGAAGCCGGAGTATCGGCCAAAGTATCAGCTCCAAAAAAAGAAGGGGCATTGAGCCCCGTTATACATTACTATGTGAGCAGAAACCATATCTGGTTTTTACGGCAATACGGCAGTGCGGTTTGTTACCCTGTTAATATAATTTATAATGGCTTTTACTACCTCGCCCTGCTTGCCTATTTTGTGTTGCGCCGTCGAAATGAAAAAGCAGGTTATTTAATTAAAGGTTTGAAAGAAGGGATTTTCACTTCAAAAAACCTAATTTGGCCTAAAAATAATTAA
- a CDS encoding oligosaccharide flippase family protein, whose product MKQRIIGSYNKLKETNIISNFFNLSSIQISNILLLILIIPVITRAVGIVEFGIIMFATRFSQFAGAIVNYGTGQSGVRDVAFHINDSKKLSHVFFSTLLIRTIIFVCFLAVMFALQWFHIRYYPYLLLSIPIVLAEVFNPLCFFIGAEKLRIFNILNLVSNIASVLGILVFIKSPADAGWVNLILGTSSVIAYFGLLIHLLSKLKVDFYLPSKTELLKIGKDNFYLTVNNLSVNLQQSIIIFALPIWGLERLLGPYSLCDRIIGQCRNLLITISNALYPNAAHLYKQSITSWNVYRKKTKYLLAGVFFTGSLLIFFLADFIVFTLSKEHNTTAVLFLKIMALVPTISALNVLNVLDQLLKNHTVYIFRIAIILFIVTLLTTFVLVTIGSDPLIGSFTLIVEACALLMYEYIVNKTSVKNG is encoded by the coding sequence TTGAAACAACGCATAATTGGCTCTTACAATAAGCTGAAAGAAACAAATATAATTTCTAACTTCTTCAATTTAAGCAGCATTCAAATTTCAAATATTTTACTGCTTATCCTTATTATTCCTGTTATAACCCGCGCCGTTGGTATTGTTGAGTTTGGCATAATTATGTTTGCCACACGCTTTTCTCAATTTGCAGGCGCTATTGTCAATTACGGAACAGGGCAGTCAGGCGTGCGGGATGTAGCTTTTCACATAAACGATTCCAAAAAACTAAGTCATGTGTTTTTTAGCACGCTGCTTATAAGAACCATCATTTTTGTGTGCTTTTTGGCCGTTATGTTTGCACTGCAGTGGTTTCATATCCGTTATTATCCCTACCTGCTGCTCTCTATACCTATAGTTTTGGCCGAAGTTTTTAATCCGCTGTGTTTTTTCATCGGCGCAGAAAAACTCAGGATTTTTAACATATTAAACCTGGTATCAAATATCGCGTCGGTTTTGGGTATCCTGGTTTTTATAAAAAGCCCCGCGGATGCGGGTTGGGTTAATTTAATTTTGGGAACAAGCAGTGTAATAGCCTATTTTGGTTTATTGATCCATTTGCTGTCAAAACTTAAAGTTGATTTTTATCTGCCATCAAAAACTGAACTACTAAAAATCGGGAAAGATAACTTCTATCTTACTGTTAATAACCTTTCTGTGAACCTGCAACAGTCAATTATCATCTTTGCTTTACCTATATGGGGACTGGAGCGCTTACTGGGCCCCTATTCATTATGCGACAGGATCATTGGACAATGCCGCAACCTGTTGATCACCATTTCAAACGCACTGTACCCAAACGCAGCACATTTGTACAAACAAAGCATCACTAGCTGGAATGTTTACCGTAAAAAAACGAAGTACCTGCTTGCAGGTGTATTTTTCACGGGTTCGCTGCTTATATTCTTTCTCGCCGATTTTATTGTATTTACCCTTTCGAAGGAGCACAATACAACGGCTGTGCTGTTTTTAAAAATAATGGCATTGGTTCCGACAATATCGGCTCTGAACGTTTTAAATGTGCTCGACCAGCTTTTGAAAAATCATACCGTTTATATCTTTAGAATAGCGATAATTTTGTTCATCGTAACGCTATTAACCACATTCGTGCTGGTTACAATTGGTAGCGATCCTTTAATCGGGAGTTTCACCCTCATTGTGGAAGCGTGTGCCTTACTGATGTATGAATATATTGTAAATAAAACCTCAGTAAAAAATGGCTAA
- the rfbD gene encoding dTDP-4-dehydrorhamnose reductase, whose protein sequence is MNNILIFGASGQLGQCIQNVASLKGISPVVFLPEEEADILNVDGLARLFDQYQPAYVVNCAAYTAVDRAEDDAAVAEKVNRMGAENLAVECVKHDAVLIHISTDFVFKGDVARPLTEDDEAKPISVYGKTKLDGELAVAKVLREHFIIRTGWLYSEYANNFVKTMLKLGGERDELKIIADQVGTPTYAIDLADFILMIISTGSKAYGTYHYSNEGVTSWFDFARAVFDISDTKVKAIPIRTDEYPTKAVRPAYSVMDKSKAKQTFNIEIPYWRDSLIKCISKLQ, encoded by the coding sequence ATGAATAATATATTAATTTTCGGCGCTTCGGGCCAATTAGGGCAGTGCATTCAAAACGTAGCATCTTTAAAAGGGATATCACCGGTGGTTTTTTTACCGGAAGAAGAAGCCGATATTTTAAATGTAGATGGCCTGGCCAGGCTGTTTGACCAATACCAACCGGCATACGTAGTTAACTGTGCAGCTTATACAGCAGTTGACCGGGCAGAAGACGATGCCGCTGTTGCTGAAAAGGTTAACAGGATGGGGGCTGAGAACCTTGCTGTTGAATGTGTAAAACACGATGCCGTATTAATCCACATCTCAACAGATTTTGTTTTTAAAGGCGATGTCGCCAGGCCGCTGACCGAAGATGATGAAGCAAAGCCTATAAGCGTTTATGGGAAAACCAAGCTTGATGGTGAACTGGCAGTGGCTAAAGTATTAAGGGAACATTTTATTATTCGTACGGGGTGGCTGTACTCGGAATATGCCAATAATTTTGTTAAAACGATGTTGAAGTTAGGGGGGGAGCGCGATGAACTCAAAATTATTGCTGACCAGGTAGGAACACCCACCTATGCAATTGACCTCGCTGATTTTATATTGATGATAATCAGTACCGGGAGTAAGGCTTACGGTACATATCATTACAGTAACGAAGGCGTAACCTCGTGGTTTGACTTTGCAAGGGCCGTATTTGATATTTCGGACACTAAGGTTAAAGCTATACCTATCCGCACAGATGAATATCCTACAAAGGCTGTTAGGCCGGCTTACTCTGTGATGGACAAAAGCAAAGCAAAACAAACATTTAATATAGAAATACCGTATTGGAGAGATAGCCTTATCAAATGCATAAGCAAGCTTCAATAA
- the rfbA gene encoding glucose-1-phosphate thymidylyltransferase RfbA: MKGIILAGGSGTRLYPITRAISKQLMPIYDKPMIYYPLSVLMQAGIREILIITTPEDNESFKRLLGNGQELGCDFHYAIQEKPNGLAQAFVIGREFIGADKVALILGDNIFYGTGFTELIRSFSDVDGAAIFAYPVADPERYGVVEFDKEFRALSIEEKPVKPKSNYAVPGLYFYDNNVVKIAKDLKPSPRGEYEITDVNKFYLEQGDLHVGLMDRGTAWLDTGTFDSLSDASEYVRVIEKRQATKIGCIEEVAYRQGFIDDEQLKVLITKYLKSGYGAYLETLLHD, encoded by the coding sequence ATGAAAGGAATAATCTTAGCAGGCGGATCAGGCACCAGGCTTTATCCTATCACCAGGGCAATAAGTAAACAACTGATGCCGATATATGATAAACCGATGATTTATTACCCGTTATCGGTTTTGATGCAGGCAGGTATCAGGGAAATACTGATCATCACCACGCCGGAGGATAATGAAAGTTTTAAACGCCTGCTTGGTAATGGCCAGGAATTAGGCTGCGATTTTCACTATGCTATACAGGAAAAACCAAATGGCCTTGCACAAGCTTTTGTTATTGGCAGGGAATTTATCGGTGCTGATAAAGTTGCACTTATTTTGGGCGATAATATATTTTACGGTACCGGCTTTACCGAACTGATCCGCAGCTTTAGCGATGTTGATGGCGCAGCGATTTTTGCTTACCCGGTTGCCGATCCGGAAAGATATGGGGTTGTTGAGTTTGATAAAGAATTCAGGGCACTTTCAATAGAAGAGAAACCTGTTAAGCCGAAATCAAATTATGCGGTTCCGGGACTTTATTTTTATGATAATAACGTAGTTAAAATAGCAAAAGACCTAAAACCCTCTCCGCGCGGCGAGTATGAAATTACCGATGTAAATAAATTTTATCTTGAACAGGGCGATCTGCATGTTGGGTTAATGGACAGAGGAACAGCATGGCTGGATACCGGAACATTTGATTCATTAAGTGATGCTTCAGAATATGTAAGGGTTATTGAAAAGCGCCAGGCTACCAAAATAGGATGTATTGAAGAAGTTGCTTATCGCCAGGGATTTATTGATGATGAGCAATTGAAAGTGCTGATCACAAAATATCTTAAAAGTGGTTATGGGGCTTATTTAGAGACCTTGCTTCACGATTGA
- the miaA gene encoding tRNA (adenosine(37)-N6)-dimethylallyltransferase MiaA — MNHELLPTLLVIAGPTAVGKTAAAIEVAKHFHTVVVSADSRQFYREMSIGTAKPSDEELSAVQHYFINSLSINETYTAGDYEKQCLDLLHDLFKSNNVVVLTGGSGLFIKAICEGFDAFPDTDAAVRESLNKELDTYGITYLQEKLKTADPEYYQQVDVNNPQRVIRALEVFESSGKPYSSYRKSNLSKRPFRIIKAGLRMPRPELYNRINRRVDLMAAQGLVDEVRSLLPYRHLNALNTVGYSELFDYFDGKTGMDTALDLIRQNTRRFAKRQITWFGKDKTITWLDACDKDLADKIIALV; from the coding sequence ATGAACCACGAACTGCTTCCTACGCTCTTAGTAATAGCCGGCCCAACGGCTGTTGGTAAAACTGCAGCCGCAATTGAAGTTGCCAAACATTTCCATACCGTAGTGGTATCTGCTGATTCCCGCCAATTTTACCGCGAGATGTCCATTGGTACAGCTAAACCAAGTGATGAAGAGTTGAGTGCTGTACAGCATTATTTTATCAACTCTCTTTCAATCAATGAGACATATACTGCCGGCGACTACGAAAAACAATGCCTGGATCTTCTCCACGATCTTTTCAAAAGCAATAATGTGGTGGTGTTAACCGGAGGATCAGGACTGTTCATAAAGGCGATATGCGAAGGGTTTGATGCGTTTCCGGACACGGATGCAGCGGTAAGAGAAAGCTTAAATAAAGAACTGGATACTTACGGTATAACTTATTTACAGGAAAAATTAAAAACTGCCGACCCGGAATATTATCAGCAGGTTGATGTCAACAACCCTCAGCGGGTTATAAGAGCGCTGGAAGTATTTGAAAGTTCAGGTAAACCCTACTCATCGTATCGTAAATCTAACTTAAGTAAACGTCCTTTTCGAATAATTAAAGCAGGTTTAAGGATGCCACGGCCGGAATTATATAACAGGATTAACCGTCGTGTTGATTTAATGGCAGCGCAGGGCCTGGTGGATGAGGTTCGCTCACTTTTACCATATAGACACCTAAATGCATTAAACACTGTTGGTTACAGCGAGTTGTTTGACTATTTTGACGGAAAAACCGGTATGGATACCGCCCTTGACCTCATCAGGCAAAATACCAGGCGTTTTGCTAAACGGCAAATCACCTGGTTTGGAAAAGACAAAACCATTACCTGGCTGGATGCCTGTGATAAAGACCTGGCTGACAAAATAATTGCTTTGGTTTAA
- a CDS encoding IS1096 element passenger TnpR family protein gives MALYRFRITFEDYDDVVREIDVKSNQTFEDLHRAIHQSTGYNSEYPSSFYISNDQWTKGEEITYLPNQKRIDRGVALMNKVKLLSYIDDPHQKFYYTFNFDRPFDFHVELMKIILDEAPGVTYPAVIKSTGEAPKQFGNVLNVPIAAAEGDDFDFLNEMAIGEEDAEDFSEIAEAVEEDEVIPKVEGDEEEDEFGSGFSDDEGFEDDSKLSHGDDY, from the coding sequence ATGGCTTTATACAGGTTCAGGATTACTTTTGAAGATTACGATGATGTGGTTAGGGAGATTGACGTAAAGTCAAATCAAACATTTGAAGATCTTCACAGAGCGATCCATCAGTCAACAGGTTACAATTCGGAATACCCTTCATCTTTTTATATCAGCAATGATCAATGGACAAAAGGCGAGGAAATTACTTATTTGCCCAATCAAAAAAGAATTGACCGTGGTGTTGCGTTAATGAATAAAGTAAAACTGTTAAGCTATATTGATGATCCTCACCAAAAATTTTACTATACTTTTAATTTTGACCGGCCTTTCGACTTCCATGTTGAATTGATGAAGATTATTTTGGATGAAGCGCCCGGTGTTACCTACCCTGCTGTAATAAAATCTACCGGCGAAGCACCAAAACAATTTGGCAATGTACTTAATGTACCTATTGCTGCTGCAGAGGGCGATGATTTTGATTTCCTGAACGAAATGGCAATTGGTGAAGAAGATGCTGAAGACTTTTCTGAAATAGCTGAAGCTGTTGAAGAGGATGAGGTGATTCCTAAAGTTGAAGGGGACGAAGAAGAAGATGAATTTGGCAGCGGATTTTCAGACGATGAAGGCTTCGAAGATGACAGCAAACTTTCTCACGGCGACGATTATTAA